One genomic region from Xyrauchen texanus isolate HMW12.3.18 chromosome 16, RBS_HiC_50CHRs, whole genome shotgun sequence encodes:
- the LOC127656794 gene encoding pleckstrin homology domain-containing family G member 3 codes for MREESSCGHNNSLVGEAECNHLSPGSSVGSHDPHSADCSSMSGAERSEDGRPVSTVSTVSSSSSVEGNSSPCRSSPTTPSPSTQADINLELSPPEGPLDPPELLGFDWPVSEPVITVPKHCEDPPSPFAMVAMVPNPQLTYVDRVVMEIIETERMYVRDLCSIVEDYLVHIIDSRDLPIKPEQVCSLFGNIEHIYEFNSELLQSLDMCVNDPVSVARCFVDKSDYFDIYTQYCTNYPNSVAVLTDCLRNKTLAKFFRDRQASLKRSLPLGSYLLKPVQRILKYHLLLQEIAKHFDPEQEGYDVLIEAIDTMTGVAWYINDMKRKHEHAVRLQEIQSLLLHWKGPDLTTFGELVLEGTFHVHRAKNERTLFLFDKMLLITKKRGEHYVYKTDISCSALMLIESAKDSLQFSVTHYKYPKQLHTVQARTLEEKKLWAHHIKRLLLENHHAVIPQKARDAILDMDSTCPVKYRYSPDRLKATSCRSDHFSGGALKERRQSEPAKWTAQTTKGNMESGQVYHELLLMRVTHARIREGPLCPLQHQRLESPFLPHLTHSPHHTTSCDLTLQHADSEGILLVDKERRSMPPTANISALSANQEVVQNGLEDLESSMSSLDDLMQKRLHEDEEQRVNHTEDRKEGCKTEEEVLMGVEQVADFASSVLAAITCWQYRARALLSNQITMSSAGENSSQKVSSPGLEQSFNYLEKCGTITSRCPTEPEIVDLHNGGRENEENIEDRVCFSSHIGLELQVGEEEEKTPEDMEVDKNVPAPGGLLSSTELDSACEISDHFTCSLSRKSSLGADRSCDLGCPSSLSESRRSSFLSCSTEPHENDKAQELRSSPEPSTETVPDSPFKPDNRPQRKPDTLSKKDRMLIHKIRRYYEHAEHQDGSFAVNRRESLSYIPAGLVRNLSQQLNDLSPDEDMVLHRRASAITRPTSWDVFNLPGLDSEAKSKVCISKFQAEKGAEVLRKPEEFQPAANMVKVWKDLEMEIIGASEEPQNSLETSENTHISTPDQEKKAETSKSSTDSGLEEPLLILEESDVSSTPSTPSSINNSLEDDKRQKFETFPNQEHKFHERHKVNHAPLPKVISLRSAIEEDLILQEMDKMKNKVFQLARQYSQRIKNSRPVVRQRPKVSESHFTPNNFSSVMEEIPHGKDKGLPNRILSLALNEQDVVQDTSASSSICSPGSPQLPYFCRGNIQRPQSPVHTMSFHWPDVKELRSKYNNPESVPAPSRSLPVSRSSSFPERNGDHGLARSRASRILSCSSPFCEVTVHRTTTTDSTTLSCKTLIG; via the exons CAGAATGTAATCATTTATCGCCGGGTTCGTCTGTGGGCAGTCACGACCCCCATTCGGCAGACTGCAGCTCGATGTCGGGCGCTGAGCGTTCTGAGGACGGCCGTCCGGTCAGCACAGTGTCCACGGTTTCGTCCAGCTCTTCTGTCGAGGGCAACAGCAGCCCGTGCAGGAGCTCGCCAACAACGCCATCGCCGAGCACACAAGCGGATATCAACCTGGAGCTCAGCCCACCGGAGGGTCCGTTAGATCCTCCAGAACTGCTCGGGTTTGATTGGCCCGTATCAGAACCTGTAATTACGGTGCCAAAACACTGCGAGGACCCCCCGTCACCGTTTGCCATGGTCGCAATGGTGCCTAACCCTCAGCTCACTTACGTGGACCGCGTCGTCATGGAGATTATAGAGACGGAGCGGATGTACGTCAGGGATTTATGCAGCATCGTAGAG GACTATCTCGTGCACATCATTGACAGCAGAGACCTGCCAATCAAACCAGAGCAAGTTTGTTCcctgtttggaaatattgaaCATATTTACGAGTTCAACAG TGAACTATTGCAGTCTTTAGACATGTGTGTCAATGATCCTGTGTCTGTTGCACGCTGCTTTGTGGACAAG AGCGACTATTTTGACATCTACACGCAGTACTGCACAAACTACCCAAA TTCAGTGGCGGTGCTGACGGACTGTTTGAGGAACAAAACTTTGGCGAAGTTCTTCAGGGATCGTCAGGCGTCACTCAAGCGCTCTCTTCCGTTGGGTTCATACCTGCTCAAACCTGTTCAGAGGATTCTTAAATATCACCTGCTGCTTCAG GAAATTGCCAAACACTTTGACCCTGAGCAGGAGGGATATGATGTGTTGATCGAGGCCATAGACACCATGACTGGAGTCGCCTGGTACATCAATGACATGAAGAGAAAACACGAGCATGCAGTGAGACTACAG GAGATTCAGTCTCTGCTTCTGCACTGGAAGGGTCCAGATCTGACCACATTTGGTGAGCTGGTTTTGGAGGGGACGTTCCACGTCCATCGTGCCAAGAATGAAAGAACACTCTTCCTGTTTGATAAGATGCTGCTCATCACTAAGAAAAGAGGAGAACATTACGTGTACAAGACTGACATCTCG TGTTCTGCTCTCATGCTGATAGAAAGTGCCAAAGACTCGCTTCAATTCAGCGTGACTCATTACAAATACCCGAAACAACTGCACACCGTTCAG GCCAGAACATTGGAGGAGAAGAAACTCTGGGCTCATCACATAAAGAGACTCCTTCTGGAGAATCATCACGCTGTTATACCACAGAAA GCCAGAGATGCGATCTTGGACATGGACTCTACGT GCCCAGTAAAGTACCGCTACAGTCCAGACCGGCTGAAAGCCACGTCCTGTCGCAGTGACCATTTCTCTGGAGGCGCTCTGAAGGAGCGGAGACAAtctg AACCAGCGAAGTGGACCGCACAAACTACTAAAGGTAAC ATGGAGTCAGGACAGGTGTATCATGAGCTTCTGCTCATGCGGGTGACACATGCCCGTATCCGCGAGGGTCCCCTCTGCCCGCTTCAGCATCAAAGACTCGAATCGCCCTTCCTGC CACATTTAACACATTCACCTCACCACACAACTTCCTGTGATTTAACGCTCCAGCATGCCGACAGCGAAGGCATTCTCTTAGTGGACAAAGAGCGACGTTCCATGCCGCCTACCGCCAACATCTCCGCCCTGAGTGCAAATCAGGAAGTGGTGCAGAACGGACTAGAAGATCTTGAATCTAGCATGAGCTCGCTGGATGACCTCATGCAAAAGAGACTTCATGAAGACGAGGAACAGAGAGTGAATCATACAGAGGACCGAAAGGAAGGATGTAAAACAGAAGAGGAAGTTCTAATGGGGGTTGAGCAGGTAGCTGACTTTGCGAGTTCAGTGTTGGCCGCCATCACCTGCTGGCAGTATAGAGCCAGAGCTTTGCTTTCCAATCAGATCACAATG AGCTCTGCTGGGGAAAACAGTTCACAGAAGGTCTCCTCTCCAGGATTAGAACAATCATTTAATTATCTAGAGAAATGTGGGACAATAACTTCTAGATGCCCCACAGAACCAGAGATAGTGGACCTCCATAATGGCGGAAGAGAAAATGAAGAGAATATTGAGGACCGTGTGTGTTTCTCATCCCATATTGGACTAGAACTACAAGTAGGAGAAGAGGAAGAGAAGACTCCAGAAGACATGGAGGTGGACAAGAATGTTCCAGCACCTGGTGGCCTCTTGTCTTCAACCGAGCTGGACAGTGCATGTGAAATCTCAGATCACTTTACTTGTAGCCTCTCACGAAAGAGCAGTCTAGGAGCAGATAGGTCATGTGACTTGGGCTGCCCATCTTCTCTGTCAGAAAGTAGGAGGAGCAGTTTTCTCAGCTGTAGCACAGAGCCGCATGAGAATGACAAAGCCCAAGAGCTTAGGTCATCTCCAGAACCGTCAACAGAGACAGTTCCTGACAGCCCCTTCAAACCAGATAATAGACCTCAAAGGAAGCCAGATACCCTCTCCAAAAAGGACAGAATGCTCATCCATAAGATTAGACGGTATTACGAACACGCAGAGCACCAGGACGGCAGCTTTGCCGTTAATCGCAGAGAAAGCCTCTCGTACATTCCCGCGGGCCTAGTCCGCAATTTGAGTCAACAGCTCAATGACCTCTCTCCAGATGAAGATATGGTTTTACACAGGAGGGCATCTGCCATCACACGGCCAACTTCATGGGATGTTTTTAATTTGCCAGGCTTGGACAGTGAAGCAAAGTCCAAAGTCTGCATCTCCAAGTTTCAAGCTGAGAAAGGAGCTGAAGTGCTTCGTAAACCTGAGGAATTCCAGCCCGCAGCTAATATGGTTAAGGTGTGGAAAGACCTGGAGATGGAGATAATTGGGGCTTCAGAAGAACCTCAGAACTCTCTCGAAACCTCAGAGAATACACACATATCTACACCTGATCAGGAGAAGAAAGCAGAAACCAGCAAATCGAGCACTGATAGTGGACTCGAAGAACCTCTTCTAATATTGGAAGAGTCTGATGTAAGCTCTACCCCCTCTACTCCTTCTTCAATCAACAACAGTTTAGAAGATGACAAGAGGCAAAAGTTTGAGACCTTTCCAAACCAGGAGCACAAGTTCCATGAGCGCCACAAAGTCAACCATGCTCCTCTACCCAAAGTAATCTCTTTGAGGTCTGCCATTGAAGAAGACCTCATCCTGCAAGAAATGGACAAGATGAAAAATAAAGTGTTCCAGTTGGCCAGACAGTACAGTCAGCGTATCAAAAACAGCAGACCTGTAGTAAGACAAAGGCCCAAAGTCTCGGAGAGCCATTTCACACCCAATAACTTTTCCTCTGTTATGGAGGAAATACCTCATGGAAAAGACAAAG GACTCCCTAACAGGATACTTTCGCTGGCCTTGAATGAACAGGACGTTGTACAGGACACTAGTGCATCTTCCAGCATATGCTCTCCCGGAAGTCCTCAGTTGCCGTACTTCTGCCGAGGAAACATCCAGAGACCTCAAAGCCCAGTACACACTATGAGCTTCCACTGGCCTGATGTCAAGGAGTTGCGCTCCAAATATAACAACCCAGAGTCTGTGCCCGCTCCCTCCCGTTCCTTGCCAGTCAGCCGTAGCAGCTCTTTTCCAGAGAGGAACGGTGACCATGGACTGGCGAGGTCCAGAGCTTCACGTATCTTGTCATGTTCATCCCCCTTCTGCGAAGTCACAGTCCATAGAACCACAACCACAGATTCTACGACGTTGTCTTGCAAGACCCTTATAGGTTAA